One window from the genome of Flavobacterium agricola encodes:
- a CDS encoding glycosyltransferase, translated as MFLDILLYIFIGIIVLQFIYYIGIFSVFSFKKAEKKNPNHVPVSVIVCAKNEAENVTRLIPELLNQNYPDFEIILIDDASSDETLEIFEEFEKQHSKIRLVKVENNEAFWGNKKYALTLGIKTAKKPYLLFTDADCFIPSNQWIAEMTAHFTEKKTIVLGYGKYKKIKGSLLNKLIRYETLLTAIQYFSWAKKGKPYMGVGRNLAYNQSEFYKVNGFIDHMSIRSGDDDLFINQAATKNNTEICYSLESFTISEPKTTFNSWYRQKRRHVSTASHYKFFDKAQLALFYACNISFFILAIVLLVTQHQWILVTALIAFRYLFTWISVGCGAGKLHEKDVVYWYPFLEVTLIFTQFSVFIHNKFSKPVHWK; from the coding sequence ATGTTTTTAGATATATTATTATATATTTTTATAGGAATAATTGTTCTTCAATTTATTTATTACATCGGCATTTTTTCGGTATTTAGCTTTAAAAAAGCGGAGAAAAAAAATCCGAATCACGTTCCGGTTTCTGTAATTGTTTGTGCCAAAAATGAAGCAGAAAACGTAACGCGTTTAATTCCTGAATTACTCAATCAAAACTATCCTGATTTCGAAATTATTTTAATTGATGATGCATCAAGCGATGAAACATTAGAAATTTTTGAAGAATTTGAGAAACAGCACAGCAAAATCAGATTGGTAAAAGTAGAAAACAACGAAGCTTTTTGGGGCAACAAAAAATACGCTTTAACTTTAGGTATAAAAACAGCAAAAAAACCGTATTTGTTATTTACTGATGCCGATTGTTTTATTCCGTCAAACCAATGGATTGCAGAAATGACCGCTCATTTTACCGAGAAAAAAACAATTGTTTTAGGGTACGGTAAATACAAAAAAATTAAAGGTTCGTTGTTAAACAAATTAATTCGATACGAAACCTTGTTAACAGCCATTCAGTATTTTTCGTGGGCAAAAAAAGGAAAACCTTATATGGGCGTTGGCCGCAACTTGGCATACAACCAAAGTGAATTTTATAAAGTAAACGGCTTTATAGATCATATGAGCATCCGATCTGGAGATGATGATTTGTTTATTAATCAAGCGGCAACCAAAAACAATACTGAAATTTGTTATAGTTTAGAAAGCTTTACAATTTCTGAACCTAAAACTACGTTTAACTCTTGGTACAGACAAAAACGCCGTCACGTTTCAACCGCATCACATTATAAGTTTTTTGACAAAGCGCAATTAGCACTTTTTTATGCATGTAACATAAGCTTCTTTATTTTAGCTATTGTTTTGTTGGTAACCCAGCACCAATGGATTTTGGTTACCGCTTTAATTGCATTTCGCTACTTATTTACATGGATTTCTGTTGGATGCGGTGCCGGTAAATTGCACGAAAAAGATGTAGTTTATTGGTATCCGTTTTTAGAAGTTACGCTTATTTTTACACAGTTTTCTGTTTTTATACATAACAAATTTTCAAAACCAGTACATTGGAAATAA
- the murB gene encoding UDP-N-acetylmuramate dehydrogenase, producing MITYNVSLKNFNTFGIDAKAKMFIEIVSISQLQSVLKEFKNEKLFILGGGSNMLLTQDIDALVLYINIKGITTVSSTNQHTVIEANAGENWHEFVLFTIAQNLGGLENLSLIPGNVGTTPVQNIGAYGVEIKDILLYCKAVEVATGEIVTFTNAQCAFEYRESIFKKELKNKYIIVSVAFQLTNNEHQIHTQYGVIEAQLQSMQITNPTIKNVSDAVIAIRQSKLPDPKVIGNSGSFFKNPIVEKSILTQIQTKYPEVPFYTVNESLVKIPAGWLIEQTGYKGFKKGDAGVHNKQALVLVNYGGATGQELLALSQEIQQQVFNKFGVAIEAEVNII from the coding sequence ATGATTACATATAACGTTTCTTTAAAAAATTTCAACACTTTTGGTATTGATGCAAAAGCCAAAATGTTTATTGAAATTGTAAGCATTTCACAACTTCAATCGGTTTTAAAAGAATTTAAAAACGAAAAGCTATTTATTTTAGGCGGTGGTAGCAATATGTTATTAACTCAAGATATTGATGCCCTAGTTTTATACATTAATATTAAAGGAATTACCACCGTAAGTTCAACAAACCAACATACGGTTATCGAGGCGAATGCGGGAGAAAATTGGCATGAATTTGTTTTATTTACCATAGCCCAAAACCTAGGCGGGTTAGAAAACCTTTCGTTAATTCCTGGAAACGTTGGTACAACTCCGGTTCAAAACATTGGTGCTTACGGAGTAGAAATAAAAGATATCCTATTGTATTGCAAAGCCGTTGAAGTTGCAACAGGTGAAATAGTAACCTTTACAAACGCCCAATGTGCATTTGAATACCGAGAATCTATTTTTAAAAAAGAACTAAAAAACAAATACATTATTGTTTCGGTAGCTTTTCAATTAACAAACAACGAGCATCAAATTCACACCCAATACGGAGTAATTGAAGCGCAACTACAAAGCATGCAAATTACCAATCCAACCATTAAAAATGTTAGCGACGCCGTAATTGCAATTCGTCAAAGTAAGTTACCAGATCCAAAAGTTATTGGTAATTCAGGTAGTTTTTTTAAAAATCCAATTGTAGAAAAATCTATTTTAACTCAAATACAAACTAAATATCCGGAAGTTCCGTTTTATACCGTGAATGAAAGCTTGGTTAAAATACCAGCAGGTTGGCTAATAGAACAAACCGGTTATAAAGGTTTTAAAAAAGGTGATGCTGGCGTACATAACAAACAAGCATTGGTTTTAGTAAATTATGGCGGTGCTACTGGGCAAGAGCTGTTAGCATTATCCCAAGAAATACAGCAACAAGTTTTCAATAAATTTGGTGTAGCTATTGAGGCCGAAGTAAATATTATTTAA
- a CDS encoding thioredoxin domain-containing protein, translating into MIKALKIASLVIAITVASCNSQTKSENYALVDVATFENAIQENNNIQLVDVRTPKEYNEGKIADALNIDWNNANFTEEVEKLDKNQPIYIYCLSGGRSKKASDKLIALGFRQVIELDGGYMNWYKNHTPATQPDQFTAAEYTEMVSDAPVVLVDFYADWCAPCKIMAPYIEQFKTDYKDQVKVLKIDADQNKQLVTQLGYQALPIVLIYKNGTLVFEREGLVTEPELRELLNKQL; encoded by the coding sequence ATGATAAAAGCTTTAAAAATTGCCAGCTTAGTTATAGCAATAACCGTTGCATCGTGCAACAGCCAAACAAAATCTGAAAATTATGCCTTGGTAGATGTTGCAACTTTTGAAAATGCCATTCAAGAAAACAACAACATTCAATTGGTTGATGTGCGCACCCCAAAAGAATACAACGAAGGTAAAATTGCCGATGCTCTTAACATTGATTGGAACAATGCAAACTTTACAGAAGAAGTTGAAAAATTAGACAAAAATCAACCCATTTATATTTACTGCCTTAGTGGTGGCCGAAGCAAAAAAGCTTCGGACAAGCTAATTGCTCTTGGTTTCAGACAAGTTATTGAGCTAGATGGCGGTTACATGAATTGGTATAAAAACCATACGCCAGCAACGCAGCCTGATCAATTTACAGCAGCTGAATATACCGAAATGGTAAGCGATGCACCTGTAGTTTTAGTAGATTTTTATGCAGATTGGTGTGCGCCATGTAAAATTATGGCACCATATATTGAACAGTTTAAAACTGATTATAAAGATCAGGTTAAAGTACTAAAAATTGATGCCGACCAAAACAAACAATTAGTTACCCAGCTTGGTTACCAAGCACTACCTATTGTTTTAATTTATAAAAACGGCACCTTAGTTTTTGAACGCGAAGGTTTAGTTACTGAACCTGAGTTGCGTGAATTACTTAACAAACAATTATGA
- the recF gene encoding DNA replication/repair protein RecF (All proteins in this family for which functions are known are DNA-binding proteins that assist the filamentation of RecA onto DNA for the initiation of recombination or recombinational repair.) — protein MHLKSLTLFNYKSIEEKSLEFDAKINCFVGKNGIGKTNILDAIYNLAYGKSYFNPLAVQNIRHGQDFFVIEGLIEKEEREHQIVCSLKRGQKKILKKNGKPYERFSEHIGFIPLVIISPSDQDLIVDGSETRRKFIDSVISLLDPVYLQEIISYQKIIQQRNALLKYFFINRTFDAETLEIYNEQLSSLGQIIHNKRIEFIKQFEPIFNTYHEKITNGAEKVIIKYDSQLFENNLEQLLTDNLAKDRALQYTSVGIHKDDLLFEIHDHPIKKFGSQGQQKSLLIALKLAQFDFIKKQSGVAPILLFDDIFDKLDAQRVEKIVEMVNDETFGQLFISDTHADRTEDIVKKTLQTYKIFNL, from the coding sequence TTGCACTTAAAATCGCTTACATTATTCAATTATAAAAGTATTGAAGAGAAATCGTTAGAATTTGATGCCAAAATTAATTGTTTTGTGGGTAAAAACGGTATTGGTAAAACTAACATTTTAGATGCTATTTATAATTTAGCATACGGCAAAAGCTACTTTAACCCGTTGGCAGTACAAAATATTCGCCACGGACAAGATTTTTTTGTTATTGAAGGCTTGATTGAAAAAGAAGAACGCGAACATCAAATTGTTTGCAGTTTAAAACGCGGACAAAAGAAAATATTAAAGAAGAATGGCAAACCGTACGAACGTTTTTCTGAACATATTGGTTTTATTCCGTTAGTTATTATTTCGCCCTCAGATCAGGATTTAATTGTTGATGGTAGTGAAACCCGACGCAAATTTATAGACAGCGTAATTTCATTATTAGATCCGGTGTATTTGCAAGAAATTATTTCTTATCAAAAAATCATTCAGCAGCGCAACGCTCTTTTAAAATATTTTTTTATTAATCGTACGTTTGATGCCGAAACGCTAGAAATTTATAACGAACAACTTAGCAGTTTAGGTCAGATTATTCACAACAAACGCATCGAATTTATCAAGCAATTTGAACCTATTTTTAACACATATCACGAAAAAATAACCAATGGTGCCGAAAAGGTTATAATTAAATACGATTCGCAATTGTTTGAAAACAACTTAGAACAATTACTTACCGATAATTTAGCCAAAGACCGAGCGTTACAATATACCAGCGTTGGCATTCATAAAGATGATTTGTTGTTTGAAATACATGATCATCCGATTAAAAAATTTGGTTCTCAAGGACAACAAAAATCATTACTTATTGCCTTAAAATTGGCGCAATTTGATTTTATTAAAAAGCAATCGGGCGTTGCTCCTATTTTACTATTCGATGATATTTTTGATAAATTAGATGCGCAACGCGTAGAAAAAATTGTTGAAATGGTTAACGACGAAACCTTTGGCCAACTTTTTATTTCGGACACGCATGCCGACAGAACAGAAGATATTGTAAAGAAAACTTTACAAACCTATAAAATATTTAATTTATAA
- a CDS encoding tetratricopeptide repeat protein, whose translation MATYNKRGYKQPKPEDENTENQVNQFDEVVADGSATAEIFNTLDDKAGRIEGFVAKNQKLIFGVVGAFAGIALVYGLYFKFVAEPNDKEAANEMFQAQQYFTQAEQGFVADSLYNLALNGGEGKYGFLRIMQDYSGTEAANLAQYYAGLAYLNTGKYKEAIAHLEKYKANDNITKPLALGAIGDAFVENEQKQEALAYYIKAFKADNNDFTTPRFLFKAGTLALDLGKKEEALKYFTDIKEQYATSIEGANIDGYIGLAL comes from the coding sequence ATGGCAACATACAATAAAAGAGGTTATAAACAACCAAAACCTGAAGACGAAAATACTGAAAACCAAGTAAATCAATTTGATGAGGTAGTAGCTGATGGAAGTGCTACCGCAGAAATTTTTAATACATTAGATGACAAAGCCGGACGCATTGAAGGTTTTGTAGCTAAAAACCAAAAACTTATTTTTGGAGTTGTAGGTGCTTTTGCAGGAATTGCATTGGTTTATGGATTATATTTTAAATTTGTTGCTGAACCGAATGACAAAGAAGCAGCGAACGAAATGTTTCAAGCACAACAATATTTTACACAAGCAGAACAAGGTTTTGTAGCAGATTCTTTATATAACTTAGCTTTAAACGGAGGAGAAGGTAAATACGGATTTTTACGTATTATGCAAGATTACTCGGGTACGGAAGCAGCTAATTTAGCACAATATTATGCTGGTTTAGCGTATTTAAATACTGGTAAATATAAAGAAGCTATTGCACATTTAGAAAAATATAAGGCAAACGATAACATTACCAAACCTTTAGCTTTAGGCGCTATTGGAGATGCGTTTGTTGAAAACGAACAAAAACAAGAAGCTCTAGCTTATTACATTAAAGCTTTTAAAGCAGATAATAACGATTTTACAACGCCTCGTTTTTTATTTAAAGCAGGAACTTTAGCTTTAGATTTAGGTAAAAAAGAGGAAGCGTTAAAATACTTTACCGATATTAAAGAACAATACGCAACTTCTATTGAAGGTGCAAATATTGACGGATATATTGGTTTAGCACTTTAA
- the ribH gene encoding 6,7-dimethyl-8-ribityllumazine synthase — MATANTNLSNYDNTQLPNAKNFKFGVVVSEWNDKITNGLYQGVFETLIDCGALPENIIRWDVPGSFELVFGAKKMHQTLQLDAVITIGCVIKGETMHFEFVCEGVTQGIKDLNVKFDIPTIFCVLTDNTEQQSIDRSGGLHGNKGVEAAVAALKMIALNTK, encoded by the coding sequence ATGGCAACAGCTAATACAAACCTATCAAACTACGACAATACACAATTGCCAAACGCTAAAAATTTTAAATTTGGTGTGGTAGTTTCGGAGTGGAATGATAAAATTACAAACGGGCTTTATCAAGGAGTTTTTGAAACTTTAATTGATTGCGGTGCCTTACCAGAAAACATTATTCGTTGGGATGTACCCGGAAGTTTTGAACTTGTTTTTGGAGCCAAAAAAATGCACCAAACCTTACAACTTGATGCCGTAATTACAATTGGTTGCGTAATTAAAGGCGAAACCATGCATTTTGAGTTTGTTTGTGAAGGAGTAACACAAGGAATTAAAGATTTAAATGTAAAATTTGATATTCCAACAATTTTTTGTGTGTTAACAGATAATACCGAACAACAGTCTATTGACAGAAGCGGTGGTTTACATGGCAACAAAGGCGTAGAAGCTGCGGTTGCTGCATTAAAAATGATCGCATTAAATACAAAATAA
- a CDS encoding M20/M25/M40 family metallo-hydrolase, protein MNAQQVEADVNAPAYVQQIINKANNESQLESLAFELVDVIGPRLVGSPEMKQAHDWVIDTYKKWGIEAENQPYGKWKSWQRGTQTIEMTYPRIKSLEGQQLAWNANLKKPVEAEVITIPYFKNEAEFKAWLPKVKGKIVLASMYQKYGRPNHQLKDQSLPGDYELIMQEKKQADEKWNASMKATGLNAKEFQQALEKAGASGIVLSYWSGELGANRIFSSRTEKIPTVDISLEDYGLLYRLAENGKKPRIKIAANSKSFGETETFNTVAVIPGTEKADEYVLLSAHLDSWDGSQGACDNGTGTILMMEVARILKEVLPNPKRTIVIGHWGSEEQGLNGSRAYAEDHPEIMEKTLVAFNQDSGTGRITNISGQGFADSYEYLGKWLNQVPTDITKHINTNFPGMPSSSGTDHAAFLAYGVPAFNLGTQSWGYGTYTWHTNRDSYDKIMFNEVTRNVIATAILTYQAAQEEDEVSREKRVMPLDNQGKRLEWPAPKSPNRTGEY, encoded by the coding sequence ATGAACGCACAGCAAGTTGAGGCAGATGTAAATGCTCCAGCTTATGTACAACAAATTATTAACAAAGCGAACAACGAATCACAGCTAGAAAGCCTTGCTTTTGAATTAGTTGACGTTATTGGCCCAAGGTTGGTTGGTTCACCCGAAATGAAACAAGCGCACGACTGGGTAATTGACACCTATAAAAAATGGGGAATTGAAGCTGAAAATCAGCCGTACGGGAAATGGAAATCATGGCAACGTGGTACACAAACCATTGAAATGACTTACCCGAGAATTAAAAGCTTAGAAGGCCAACAGTTGGCTTGGAATGCGAACTTAAAGAAACCGGTTGAAGCAGAGGTTATTACTATTCCCTACTTTAAAAATGAAGCCGAGTTTAAAGCTTGGTTACCGAAGGTAAAAGGAAAAATTGTTTTAGCATCCATGTATCAAAAATACGGGCGTCCAAATCATCAGTTAAAAGATCAATCTCTACCAGGCGATTACGAACTTATCATGCAAGAGAAAAAGCAGGCCGATGAAAAATGGAATGCAAGCATGAAAGCAACCGGATTAAATGCGAAAGAATTTCAGCAAGCTTTAGAAAAAGCCGGAGCAAGCGGAATTGTTTTATCGTATTGGTCGGGAGAATTAGGAGCAAACAGAATTTTTAGCTCACGCACAGAAAAAATTCCTACGGTAGATATTTCTTTAGAAGATTATGGTTTACTATATCGTTTAGCAGAAAACGGTAAAAAACCAAGAATTAAAATTGCTGCAAATTCTAAAAGCTTTGGTGAAACAGAAACGTTTAATACCGTAGCTGTTATTCCTGGAACTGAAAAGGCGGATGAATATGTTTTACTTTCTGCTCACTTAGATTCGTGGGATGGTTCACAAGGAGCTTGTGATAACGGAACCGGAACTATTTTAATGATGGAAGTTGCACGCATTTTAAAAGAAGTTTTACCAAACCCAAAACGTACAATTGTAATTGGTCACTGGGGTTCTGAAGAACAAGGTTTAAACGGATCTAGAGCATACGCAGAAGATCATCCTGAAATTATGGAGAAAACATTGGTTGCTTTTAATCAAGATTCTGGAACAGGACGCATAACAAACATTAGCGGACAAGGTTTTGCTGATTCGTACGAATATTTAGGCAAATGGTTAAACCAAGTTCCTACCGATATAACAAAACATATTAACACCAATTTTCCGGGAATGCCTTCAAGCAGCGGAACAGATCATGCAGCGTTTTTAGCTTATGGCGTTCCGGCTTTTAACTTAGGTACACAAAGTTGGGGTTATGGTACATATACATGGCACACAAACCGCGACAGCTATGATAAAATTATGTTTAACGAAGTTACACGAAATGTAATTGCGACAGCAATTTTAACGTACCAAGCTGCTCAGGAAGAAGATGAAGTTTCTCGCGAAAAACGAGTAATGCCATTAGATAATCAAGGAAAAAGATTAGAATGGCCAGCACCAAAATCACCAAACAGAACAGGTGAATATTAA
- a CDS encoding AMP-dependent synthetase/ligase translates to MNKPSRLFDLPLYQSQTYPDLKIFNFKKDGVWQGYTALEFLDKVNAVSRGLLALGVKPNDKVGLISENRVEWNMLDFAIQQIGAVVVAVYPNISVSDYLFIFDDAEIKTCFVSNENLYDKIKTLQNDLPLLKNIYTIDVYPGIPCLNEVIHLGANTDQTQVDALKAAVDVNNLATLAYTSGTTGNPKGVMLSHKNIMADMYSSEYSFPVESYDRALTFLPVCHAYERLFHYVYIYKGVSIWFAQSMETIGEDMKEVKPHIFSAVPRVLEKVYEKIMAKGHELTGIKRKLFFWAIALGKKYDFDNRSPWYNFQLAIARKLIFSKWREAIGGEIKAISSGSAAIQQKLIRIYTAAGINIYEGYGLTEAAPCIAVNCFKRGMKLGTVGVPLINIDVKIADDGEILVKGDNVMQGYYKNQKATDEVLIDGWLHTGDIGTFVDGKYLKITDRKKEIFKTSGGKYIVPQYIESKLVESPLIEQIMVVGEGEKFPGAFVVPNYPNLLEWAKAEAPNLAILSKEAFLTDALVFAKLQDEITTYNVHFGNWEQIKKFAVIPNEFTIEGGELTPTLKFKRKFITAKYKEFYDKIFK, encoded by the coding sequence ATGAATAAACCCTCAAGATTATTTGATTTACCTTTATACCAATCCCAAACATATCCGGATTTAAAAATTTTTAATTTTAAAAAAGATGGTGTTTGGCAAGGCTATACTGCGTTAGAATTTTTAGATAAAGTAAATGCCGTTTCACGTGGTTTACTAGCTTTAGGTGTTAAACCTAACGATAAGGTTGGGTTGATTTCTGAAAATAGAGTAGAGTGGAACATGTTAGATTTTGCCATTCAACAAATCGGCGCTGTAGTTGTTGCAGTTTACCCTAATATATCTGTAAGCGATTACCTTTTTATTTTTGATGATGCTGAGATTAAAACTTGTTTTGTAAGTAATGAAAATTTATATGATAAAATTAAAACCTTACAAAACGATTTACCTTTATTAAAAAACATTTATACGATTGATGTTTATCCTGGAATTCCGTGTTTAAACGAAGTAATTCATTTAGGTGCAAATACCGATCAAACGCAAGTTGATGCGTTAAAAGCAGCCGTTGATGTAAATAATTTAGCAACTTTAGCTTACACATCTGGAACTACCGGTAATCCAAAAGGCGTAATGTTAAGTCATAAAAATATTATGGCCGATATGTACAGCAGTGAATATTCTTTTCCGGTTGAATCGTACGATCGTGCATTAACTTTTTTACCTGTTTGCCATGCGTACGAGCGTTTGTTTCATTATGTATATATTTACAAAGGCGTTTCTATTTGGTTTGCTCAATCTATGGAAACCATTGGTGAAGATATGAAAGAGGTAAAACCTCATATTTTTTCTGCTGTTCCGCGTGTGTTAGAAAAGGTTTACGAAAAAATTATGGCCAAAGGGCACGAGCTTACCGGTATCAAACGAAAACTTTTTTTCTGGGCTATTGCGCTGGGTAAAAAATACGATTTTGATAACCGTTCGCCTTGGTATAATTTTCAATTGGCCATTGCCAGAAAACTAATTTTCTCTAAATGGCGCGAAGCAATTGGTGGTGAAATAAAAGCCATTTCATCAGGTAGTGCAGCAATTCAGCAAAAACTAATTCGTATTTATACTGCTGCTGGTATTAATATTTACGAAGGCTATGGGTTAACCGAAGCTGCGCCTTGTATTGCTGTAAATTGTTTTAAGCGCGGCATGAAGTTGGGTACCGTTGGTGTTCCGTTAATTAACATTGACGTAAAAATTGCTGATGATGGCGAAATTTTAGTTAAAGGCGATAATGTAATGCAAGGCTATTACAAAAACCAAAAAGCGACTGATGAAGTATTAATTGATGGTTGGTTGCATACTGGTGATATTGGAACTTTTGTTGACGGAAAATATTTAAAAATTACCGATCGTAAAAAAGAAATTTTTAAAACATCGGGCGGTAAATATATTGTACCGCAATATATTGAAAGTAAATTGGTAGAATCGCCATTAATTGAGCAAATTATGGTAGTTGGCGAAGGCGAAAAGTTTCCCGGAGCATTTGTAGTACCTAATTATCCTAATTTATTAGAATGGGCTAAAGCCGAAGCACCAAACTTAGCTATTTTATCTAAAGAAGCTTTTTTAACTGACGCGTTGGTTTTTGCTAAGTTGCAAGATGAAATAACAACTTATAATGTACATTTTGGCAACTGGGAACAAATTAAAAAGTTTGCTGTTATTCCTAATGAATTTACCATTGAAGGTGGTGAATTAACTCCAACCTTAAAGTTTAAACGCAAGTTTATTACAGCGAAATATAAAGAATTTTACGATAAAATATTCAAATAA
- the lgt gene encoding prolipoprotein diacylglyceryl transferase, with protein MIYTLNMLWNPSEGFDLGFIMIRYYSLMFVIAFALGFYIMKKIYVREEESIEKLDTLFIYMIVATLLGARLGHVFFYDWDYYKHHLLEIILPVRFEPEFQFTGFAGLASHGAAIAIILVMLYYSKKIIHKPVLWILDRIAIPVAIGGVFVRLGNFFNSEIIGYETTSKLGIRFLRDKYSPQDAFAITQNNNINEAYNQIATNPQFSEFLERVTPKHPTQLYEAFGYLIVFIIVYYMYWKTDARLKSGLIFGVFLILLWTVRFIVEFVKESQGGFESVLGVFSTGQWLSIPFILVGIYLVIRANKQNTIS; from the coding sequence ATGATTTACACGTTAAACATGCTATGGAATCCGTCGGAAGGATTTGATTTAGGTTTTATAATGATTCGTTATTACAGCTTAATGTTTGTTATTGCATTTGCATTGGGCTTTTACATAATGAAAAAAATATATGTACGAGAAGAAGAATCAATAGAAAAATTAGATACCTTATTTATTTACATGATTGTGGCAACCTTGTTAGGTGCACGTTTAGGCCATGTATTTTTTTACGATTGGGATTATTACAAACATCATTTACTAGAAATAATTTTACCTGTGCGTTTTGAGCCCGAATTTCAATTTACTGGCTTTGCAGGTTTAGCTTCACACGGAGCTGCTATTGCAATTATTTTAGTAATGTTGTATTATTCTAAAAAAATAATTCACAAACCGGTTTTATGGATTTTAGATCGTATTGCAATCCCGGTAGCAATTGGAGGTGTTTTTGTAAGATTAGGAAACTTTTTTAACTCTGAGATTATTGGGTACGAAACAACATCTAAATTAGGAATTCGATTTTTACGCGATAAATATTCACCACAAGATGCGTTTGCTATTACACAAAACAACAACATTAATGAAGCGTACAATCAAATAGCAACTAATCCGCAATTTTCTGAATTTTTAGAGCGCGTAACACCAAAACATCCTACGCAATTGTATGAAGCTTTTGGTTATTTAATTGTTTTCATTATTGTATATTATATGTACTGGAAAACAGATGCGCGTTTAAAATCTGGACTTATTTTTGGCGTGTTTTTAATTTTACTTTGGACGGTACGTTTTATAGTAGAATTTGTGAAAGAAAGCCAAGGGGGATTTGAATCAGTTTTAGGCGTTTTTTCAACCGGACAATGGTTAAGTATTCCGTTTATACTAGTTGGTATTTACTTGGTAATACGAGCAAATAAACAAAATACAATATCATAA
- the yidD gene encoding membrane protein insertion efficiency factor YidD produces MVRKIVIFPFLTLIRFYQLCISPFFPSACRYSPTCSTYTYQALQKHGIFKGSWLGLKRIISCNPWGGKGYDPVP; encoded by the coding sequence ATGGTAAGAAAAATAGTTATATTTCCATTTTTAACCCTAATTCGTTTTTATCAACTTTGCATATCTCCTTTTTTTCCTAGCGCTTGTCGGTATTCGCCAACATGCAGCACATATACCTACCAAGCTTTACAAAAGCACGGTATTTTTAAAGGCAGTTGGTTAGGATTAAAGCGTATAATAAGTTGTAATCCGTGGGGCGGAAAAGGATATGACCCAGTACCTTAA